Proteins encoded in a region of the Elizabethkingia bruuniana genome:
- the rplQ gene encoding 50S ribosomal protein L17 gives MRHGKKFNHLGRTASHRSAMLSNMACSLIEHKRIHTTVAKAKALRVFVEPILTKSKEDSTHNRRVVFSYLQNKEVVSELFRTVAPKIATRNGGYTRIIKTGFRPGDAADTALIELVDFNELYNPNEAEKKTTRRSRRATTTKKAEAAPVAEAKVEETEAPVADATEEKTEE, from the coding sequence ATGAGACACGGTAAAAAATTCAACCACTTAGGTAGAACAGCTTCTCACAGAAGTGCTATGCTTTCAAACATGGCATGTTCCCTAATTGAACATAAAAGAATCCATACTACAGTTGCTAAAGCTAAAGCACTGAGAGTATTCGTAGAGCCTATCCTTACAAAATCTAAGGAAGATTCTACTCACAACAGAAGAGTAGTTTTCTCTTACCTACAAAACAAAGAAGTAGTAAGCGAACTATTCAGAACTGTAGCACCTAAAATCGCTACCAGAAATGGTGGTTATACAAGAATCATCAAAACTGGTTTCAGACCTGGTGATGCTGCAGATACTGCACTTATCGAACTAGTTGACTTCAACGAGCTTTACAATCCAAACGAAGCTGAGAAGAAAACTACAAGAAGAAGCAGAAGAGCTACAACTACTAAAAAAGCTGAGGCTGCTCCGGTTGCTGAAGCTAAAGTTGAAGAAACTGAAGCTCCGGTTGCTGATGCAACTGAAGAAAAAACTGAAGAATAA